The proteins below are encoded in one region of Sporosarcina sp. FSL K6-1508:
- a CDS encoding glycosyltransferase family 2 protein, whose translation MITISLCMIVKNEEEVIGRCLESVRGLVDEINIVDTGSEDRTKEIAKQYTERIFDFEWIDDFSAARNFSFQQASKDYILWLDADDVFTVEDQEKFKKLKQSIQPAIDAISMNYHLSFDHEGNVTSLLKRYRLVKKANEFKWIGAVHEFLSVSGNLYDSDVAVTHSPLSHDSERNISIYKKLLESGKTLSPRDTFYYANELMDHSDFEKAILHYEMFLDSKLGWVEDNIRACFKLADCYHKLNDKDKELNATLRSLAYDVPRPEACCRLGYYFMEQFKNTEAIHWYSQALLNENHQQISFQNTSFSTWLPNLQLCVLYDRLKDYDKAYQHNELAGKYKPNDDIIVKNKKYLEKTISDSEDKK comes from the coding sequence ATGATAACGATAAGTTTGTGTATGATTGTTAAAAATGAAGAGGAAGTAATAGGGAGATGTTTAGAATCGGTCCGCGGACTAGTGGATGAGATAAATATTGTAGACACAGGATCCGAAGACCGGACAAAGGAAATTGCGAAACAGTATACTGAACGTATTTTTGACTTCGAGTGGATTGACGATTTTTCGGCAGCACGAAATTTTTCATTTCAACAAGCGTCAAAGGATTATATTCTTTGGCTTGATGCGGATGATGTATTTACAGTGGAAGATCAGGAAAAGTTTAAAAAGCTGAAACAATCGATACAACCTGCGATTGATGCGATTTCAATGAATTATCACTTAAGTTTTGATCATGAAGGAAATGTAACTTCCCTTTTGAAAAGGTACCGGTTAGTCAAAAAAGCAAATGAGTTTAAATGGATAGGAGCGGTGCATGAATTTCTCTCTGTGTCAGGAAATCTATACGATAGTGATGTAGCAGTCACTCATTCTCCTTTAAGCCATGATAGTGAACGTAACATTTCGATCTATAAAAAGTTGTTAGAATCCGGGAAAACACTCTCCCCGCGGGATACATTCTATTACGCCAACGAACTGATGGATCATAGTGATTTTGAAAAGGCAATCCTTCATTATGAAATGTTTCTTGACTCAAAACTGGGGTGGGTCGAAGACAATATCAGGGCATGCTTTAAACTTGCGGACTGCTACCATAAATTAAATGACAAAGATAAAGAGCTTAATGCTACTTTAAGAAGCCTTGCCTATGATGTCCCCCGGCCCGAAGCGTGTTGCCGACTGGGGTATTACTTTATGGAACAATTTAAAAATACCGAAGCGATTCATTGGTATAGTCAAGCGCTTCTTAATGAAAATCACCAACAGATCAGTTTTCAAAATACCTCATTTTCCACCTGGCTGCCAAACCTTCAATTATGTGTCCTTTATGATCGCTTAAAGGACTATGACAAAGCCTATCAACATAATGAATTAGCTGGAAAATACAAACCGAATGATGATATTATAGTGAAAAACAAAAAGTATTTAGAGAAAACTATCAGTGATTCAGAAGATAAAAAGTAA